DNA sequence from the Candidatus Omnitrophota bacterium genome:
CGAACCGCGCGCCTATCGCTATAAGGAGGTCGCAGTTCTGGACAGCATGGTTCGCGTATCCGGTCCCGTGCATGCCGAGCATGCCGAGCGATAATTCGTGGTTACCGGGGAACGAGCCCAAACCGAGCAATGTCATCGTGACCGGGGAATTTATCTTCTCGGCGAACTCTTTCAATTCTTTCGCCGCGCCTGAGAGGATGACCCCGCCGCCCGCGTATATGACGGGACGTTTCGATTCCGAGACCATCTTGACCGCCCTCTTGATCTGCCCGGGATGCCCGCAATACGTCGGCTTGTAGCCGCGGACGCTGACCTTCTCCGGATAATGGAACTCGGTCTCGGCCAACTGGACATCGGACGGCAGGTCTATGAGGACAGGCCCCGGTCTTCCGGTCGAGGCTATATGGAACGCCTCCTTGACCGTCCGCGCGAGGTCTTTGACGTCCTTGACGAGGTAATTATGCTTGGTTATCGGGCGCGTGATGCCGATAATATCGGCCTCCTGGAACGCGTCGTTCCCGATCATGAACGTCTTGACCTGCCCGGTTATCGCGACCATAGGTATCGAATCCATATACGCGGTCGCTATTCCTGTGACGAGGTTCGTGGCGCCCGGGCCTGATGTCGCTATGCAGACGCCGGGTTTGCCGGTCGCGCGCGCGTAGCCGTCGGCGGCGTGCGCCGCTCCCTGCTCGTGCCTGACCAAATAAAATTTCAAGTCAGAGTGATATAAGGCGTCAAAGAGCGGCAATGCCTGCCCGCCGGGATAGCCGAATATCGCCCCGACATTCTCTTTTTTGAGCGATTCAACCAATATCCTCGCCCCGTTCATTTTAGTTGTCATTTAATCATTAACCTTTCATAACGGCGCCGGTGCTCGCAGATGTGACGAGTTTCGCGTAACGCGCGAGGTAGCCCGTCGTTATCTTCGGCTTATGCGCCTTGATCGATCTCATCCGTTTAGTCAATTCGGCCTTCGAGATCTTCAGTTCCAGTTTCCTCTTGTTGATGTCGATCTCGATCGTGTCGCCGTCCCTGATCGCGGCGAGAGGCCCGCCCTCGGCCGCCTC
Encoded proteins:
- the ilvB gene encoding biosynthetic-type acetolactate synthase large subunit; translation: MTTKMNGARILVESLKKENVGAIFGYPGGQALPLFDALYHSDLKFYLVRHEQGAAHAADGYARATGKPGVCIATSGPGATNLVTGIATAYMDSIPMVAITGQVKTFMIGNDAFQEADIIGITRPITKHNYLVKDVKDLARTVKEAFHIASTGRPGPVLIDLPSDVQLAETEFHYPEKVSVRGYKPTYCGHPGQIKRAVKMVSESKRPVIYAGGGVILSGAAKELKEFAEKINSPVTMTLLGLGSFPGNHELSLGMLGMHGTGYANHAVQNCDLLIAIGARFDDRVTGKIDEFAPHAKVIHIDIDPSAISKSVAVDVPIVGDVKCVLEEFLKIVHRPHDKEWTEKILEWKQKHPLNYKMDDRLRPQYVIQQICEATKGEAIIATDVGQHQMWTAQWYNFMRPRELLSSGGLGTMGYGFPAGIGAKVGKPGSEVFVISGDGSIQMNIQELATAVVNKIDIKIAILNNSYLGMVRQWQELFYGKRYSHTKLENPDFVKIAEAYGAVGIRISKKEEVRPAIEKAMRTKNTVVMDFIVEPEENVYPMVPAGKRLDDMIGSMA